A stretch of the Malus sylvestris chromosome 10, drMalSylv7.2, whole genome shotgun sequence genome encodes the following:
- the LOC126584254 gene encoding uncharacterized protein LOC126584254 has translation MENLKIQLEQSTPYHPQANRQVKASNKVLIGILEKMVKERPSMWHLKLNEALWAYRISLRLATGTTPYALTYDHDVMLPIKQSSLFSAEYSHAMRQELKDLEKKWFDAYNLLMAQKKITELTYNQRVRQKTFEEGELVWQTMLPVGIKDRKFGKWLPNWEGPLIVHKVLGKGAYHLKDRTGLIPKLPINGKFLKKYYLVTWEM, from the coding sequence ATGGAAAATCTAAAAATTCAGCTCGAGCAGTCTACACCGTATCACCCGCAGGCGAATAGACAGGTCAaagcaagtaataaggttttaatcggTATTCTTGAGAAAATGGTAAAAGAAAGGCCTAgtatgtggcatttaaagttaaATGAAGCATTGTGGGCTTATCGAATTTCACTCCGATTGGCAACCGGAACGACTCCGTACGCGTTAACCTATGACCACGACGTTATGTTACCAATTAAACAAAGTAGCTTGTTTAGTGCCGAGTACAGTCATGCTATGCGGCAAGAGTTAaaagatttggaaaaaaaatggtTTGATGCTTACAATTTATTGATGGCACAGAAAAAGATTACCGAGCTAACTTATAATCAGCGAGTCAGACAAAAAACATTCGAAGAGGGTGAGTTAGTTTGGCAAACTATGTTGCCCGTGGGAATTAAAGACCGCAAGTTCGGCAAATGGTTgccgaattgggaaggaccGTTAATTGTTCACAAAGTTCTCGGCAAGGGGGCATACCACCTCAAGGATCGAACTGGTTTAATTCCCAAGTTACCAATCAACGggaaatttttaaagaaatattatctaGTCACTTGGGAGATGTGA